The following proteins are co-located in the Phaeodactylum tricornutum CCAP 1055/1 chromosome 2, whole genome shotgun sequence genome:
- a CDS encoding predicted protein, producing MRRVSALSICSFCFLVYSEGFTGILSRDAVAQCRLPLFATRDQSSLTFRCDIQYTSEVLPECGKEEAAAFLFRPETRDLLLSAGGSRLVKEVLVTPEIKGMWVEACQRYYSQEDFPEKGDKVMVVGTEIKFPGLKLMIKALSGVKAYSTDDGLYIYKFYSIAEKQQVEGALPVVWLFNQITGAKDKPNGFGPSNAWSKTCVSIVELGAGTAYNFDCTFEIKMQFPATLLRLLPASKEMVEEQSSITIRNTLFKDIVKAVDASHKAFSQRCDSTLKV from the coding sequence ATGCGACGTGTCAGTGCTCTCTCAATATgctccttttgctttttggtttATTCCGAAGGTTTTACCGGCATTTTATCGCGGGACGCCGTTGCACAATGCAGATTGCCTCTCTTCGCCACCAGGGACCAAAGTTCGCTGACTTTTCGCTGCGACATTCAATACACATCAGAGGTGCTACCGGAATGCGGAAAAGAGGAGGCTGCTGCGTTTCTGTTCCGACCCGAAACACGTGATCTTTTGCTGAGTGCCGGTGGCTCCCGCCTGGTCAAGGAAGTGCTCGTTACTCCAGAGATCAAAGGCATGTGGGTGGAAGCTTGCCAAAGGTACTACAGTCAGGAAGACTTTCCAGAAAAGGGGGACAAAGTCATGGTAGTGGGAACCGAGATAAAGTTTCCTGGATTGAAACTGATGATCAAAGCTTTGAGTGGCGTAAAAGCCTACTCAACTGACGACGGATTGTACATATACAAGTTCTACAGTATTGCCGAAAAGCAGCAAGTAGAGGGAGCATTGCCGGTAGTTTGGCTATTCAACCAAATAACGGGAGCCAAGGACAAGCCTAATGGATTTGGCCCCTCCAACGCCTGGTCCAAGACTTGTGTCTCAATTGTAGAGCTTGGCGCTGGAACTGCTTACAACTTTGACTGCACTTTTGAAATCAAAATGCAATTTCCCGCTACTCTTCTGCGACTCCTCCCAGCGTCGAAGGAAATGGTAGAAGAGCAATCAAGTATTACAATACGGAACACCCTATTCAAGGACATTGTTAAAGCCGTTGATGCTTCACACAAAGCTTTTTCTCAAAGGTGTGATTCGACTCTTAAAGTTTAA